The genome window catcagccgtagcaacagcaacagtgtCGACACTTGTGCAACGCTCCGTCCGCTCGCTAAACAGCGGTCACAATAGCCTTGGCAGCGGCATCATCAGCCACAGCAGTGGCAAGAGCAACGCACGGGAGTTGCACTATGAGCtaggcagtggcagcaacatggcagcagcagcatcagcagcaggagttgccacagcagcaattgGTGGTGGCATTGGTGTTGGAGTTGGTGGtggcggaggcggaggaggagcagcGGGCATCGAATGCCCCAGCTTCGATGATAGCTCGGCATGTCCTTGCTACAAGTTCGAGGATGGTAAGTGCAAATGGGCGAAGGAGGCAACCAACCGAACTAATTAAACGCATCAAAGCCGAGCCGGAGCTAAGTTTATTGCACCCAAAACGTGTGGACAAGCACAATAACAAATCACGGCTGTCCCTCCTTCTAGCCTGCCCCCTGACCCCTCTTTGTAGACTGCATCTCCTTCTCTATTCCTTTCAATTCCATTCCTATTAAAGAGTCCCAATGTCCACACAGtttgtctgtctctttctctttcttcaATGTCTGTCcctgtctctgtgtctgtgtgtgtgtgtgtgtgtggtgtgtatgtgtgcagaTTGACCACCATTTAAACACCAACACATGCTCAGCATGCCAAGATTGTTTACTTTGACACCAGAACGGCATCAGCAGTACCATCAGCCAATGTCCTGTCCGCATATGTTCACCACACCACCCCCCCCTTTCCCCACCCCACAAGCACACATAgaaccacacacacagtggGCAGAAAGTGCACTAGCATTTTGGGTAAATACGCAATCACAGTACCATGCAGCCAACGAGATCGGCAAAAGATTAGATTCATCCGGCATAATACTAAAGGTAGATTAGAGGCTGATTAAAGTtagctaaatataaatatagatgcTACTATTATAGCTATTAAAGTATGTGCTTACTGCGTAATAAGTAAAGATGTTTTAAAGCTTTTAGAAGCGTTTCAAATTCttccaaataatataaacgaGTAACAATAAGTCGCTTAATCTGCGACCATGTTTAAGCTTTTATATCAAAGTCAATAATTACAGCTTGATCAAGGCTTTTATGCTCTTGCATGGTTACATTTGTAACTTTTATCaaacagtaaaaataaaaaaaaatgtaaaaagcttttcaagcctgttccgaattccgaaaacgagtggagtgtttaaagttgaagagtatttcaaaagattttttttataaacatctataaaatattgccCACAACAAACAATGACTAAACCGATCTGTTCTGAATTCCAATCGAAAGTTGCTAGAGCtacttcaattgataaatgaaatttgaacATCGAAATTTTAGTCTAATTTAGCTTCTTtgtgctatatttaacatgaaatatttaaaattaattttcaaaactttaagAGGAAAATTGaagattaaatgtttttattttgaattcctGACAACTCTGGTTCATATCGATATGCACAAGCCAGGCAATCAGCTggtcacaaaaaaataaagtgcaaaaatgcaaacaatcaataacaataattgccggcattttgcagaattaaattagcaatttatattattttagaaatttcaactttttcattggctaaaacagctgatacggtcgatgacttactgctatcgaaaagttttcgaaaccgagttcgaaaaagtaaaaacaagtccATTTCGGTTGGAATTTGGAACAGAAATAGTAAAATgttcgttttcgtttcgtttttactttttgaaaacgttcggaattcggaacaggcctgtatatttgaatttgtaaacTAGCTGTTGATCTTTCATGTGCTTACAAAATTTTCTATCACTCTGTCCCTATTAGTATCACTCTCTTAGCTATGCATTCATGTTTAAGTAACTTATAAAGTCTTTATTTTAGCTTGCTTGAGCTTTCAATAGATTTAAAAGCTCTACTTTAGTGGTAATATATGCACAGTGACAGCCTTTTAATACCAATTGTGCATCCTTGTTTTGTGAGTCAACTGTGAATGAAAACCATATTTAAATACACCCAAAACTTGTCTGATTACGCTTACGTTTTTGATATTAGGGTGGCCATTTTCTATGGGGCGCCATTAACTAATAACAACTTGCTGCAAGGATAATAATATAGATTACAAGAGCTGATAGCCAGACAGATGGCCGAGAGCAGCAATAATCATTGTGTATTGAGAGTCAGCCAGCTGAAAGTGATGCCCAAGGATATGAGGCATATGGACAAGGACTTGTACATGGAGTTGTCTAATTGAAATGCGACGCACACACAGTGTGTTGATGTTCTTGTTGgtcttgttgttgatgttgatgttgatgatttgtgatttgaaattgaaatcttCTTTTGCTTCGCAGGCCTTTTCCTTGAATGTCCTGGCACGACGGCATTGTCTCTACGGTCCACACTGGAACGCGTCTCGGCGCCAATTCACTCGCTCTCCATCTACGATTTTGATCGGTCCGTGACGTCACTGTCACAGGATGTCATCCAGCCGGGTGTGCACATACGCCACCTACAGTTCTCGCACTCGCACCTGGAGGCTCTTAAGGAAAACAGTCTGCGCAATGTACGCGGCAGCCTCGAGTCTCTCAGCATTGTCAATGGCAAATTAACGCAGGTAAGCAgctaataaatcaaattgcgtatacgccatgtgCGACGCTTCTTTCATTTGCAACACACAAAGTATGAGGTGGGGCAAGTGAGGCAAGTGACACTCCAGCAGGTAGCGTGGAGAGTGCAAGTGGAAAGGGGAGACGCCACTGTCGTCCACaaagtgagtgagtgagtgagtgaaaaatgaacaaaaatggGGCAAAGGCATCGCGTCAGACACCAAAAtaattgcatgcaaatttattgCTCTTCACAAcaatttgctgctgttgctgctgctgttgctgctgctgctgccagtcTCTTGTGCAATATGCTTAGTGTCATGACAGTGGCAGACACGCCCACACAACGCCCCGCCGGAAATGCCGTAACTAACGGTGTGACGATCATTTGCTGCCTGCTCGTGATACATGACagacaaaaggcaacaaaaacaacagcagcaacaaccagtTAAAGGCCATGTATAagtaaaatttgcatttataaaaaGGTGTAACTAAATGTACGTTAAGGGCTGTCTCTTAATAACAACCAAGCTTCTAAAATACACAGACACTGCATTCATTGAtatatgcttttttttataaatatttacaaatatttttttgtaaaatatgtccaaaagtatgcaatgaatttttaagtttttcttttcatagtggcgtgtatgtaaatatttgttgcataCTCTTGGGCTGTCATTAAATTAAACGGTGTGAATATTGGCTAAAATGCAACGAACAGTTAATTGCTTATTTagataatgaaaaatttaatctttGTTTTGAAAGTGTAAAACTCGGACATTTCaagctatttttttgtataagtgtatattaaaaaattatactaaaGAAGCTTTCATGAAAGTATTTGCTTTTTCTATTTAGAGACGATTTTTCCGGTTTAATTTGGCAATTTTCAAGCTCAGTTcaggaaaaaatcaaaaacagtGGACAGCgactgtatttttttaaacatatttcgcTTTTAAAAGCTTCTTTTTacccaaataaaaatatacacttaaatatgaaaatgttcGTCGTTCTTtctacattatttatttttgcaaatcaGTTGAATTTAGAATTcgattaaatgtaaatttaaagaatttattaataaacgcAGAATTTGCTGTAGAATATAAACCTTAAACTGGCAACACATTTGTTAGGTGGTGTGAATTTCGAATTTTGGTGGTTGAAGTGGAGTttttggtggtggtggtggtgcagcTGAAGCTAAAGCTAATTAGCAGCACCAACATACGGCGCCAATAATGTTCAACAAAGTTGGGCAAccgaaaaaatgcaaatggctTTCTAAGCCATTAAATTTGGAAAACAGCCACCACAgcaacagtggcagcaacagtggcaaaagcaacaatggCTACGTAAACCCACCAAGCGGTGCTTCGGCAGccataaaaagtaatttgcCGCCGCGAAATAACAAACGAtccaaagccaaaaacaattgcgttcaataaaataattttgccgAGTGGCAGACGGATGAAAGGCAGCCAGCCGGAAACATGTGTTGAAGGCGTTGCCACGCCTCCAGGTCCAACAAAATTggttgtacaatgtacatggACATACATAGCTGCAATTACAGAGTAAATAGTGCTACTCAAATACCAATATTGTAGAGAtttcagtttattattttaattgatttacacaaaaaaaaaaaaaagcagaagaaaTGGGCAGGaaaaatagagaaagaaaATAGAATTTGTTTAGGACCTGCCAGTAGTGGATCGCAGAGTTGTTGTAGTTTCATGATCCTTTGGTGGCTCCGTAGTCGTTGTCCGCGATGAAGTTGGCAACAAGGGTCTGATTGTAACTTCAATCGAAGGCAGTTGACGGCAGGCATGAGGCTTGTCACCAAGTTGCATCTGGATACAGCGacgtctgtcagtctgtcgcCAGTCTTAAGGAATAGAGAAGTAGTATGCATATGTAGTAAAGATGAGGATAAGAAGGCATCACTTACTGTCGCGTGGCGTCCCGAAACAATTGTTATTGAGCAGCTGGCAGCGGTTGGCGATCAACTTGCACACCTGGTGATTCCGGGAACGGATACAGATCTCCTGACCCTCCGTCGGTCTTGGACAGACTACCGTTCGATTGGGACAGTCCTGATAGCACCAGTAGGCATGTTGTGCCCCCGTTTCACGTACTCGCCGGCAATCCTTGCGGGGCGTATGCGTCCATCTCATTGTGACAAATGGATTCCGTCCATTCGCCTCGAGCAGCTCGCAAATGTTGTGGAAGCGGCGACACATGCCATCGGAAGTGCGGCCACAAACCCGTGGACTGCGTGCGGCACAAACAGGAGGCAGGAGACACGGAGGCCTAATCGTTGGCAATGTGGCAATCAAATTCGTGGGTGCTATTGTGGCGGGCGTGGCACTCGCCGGCATctgtagcaacaacagcccCAGGCCGAGAACACTGACTGCAAAAAGCATGTGAACGTCCAAAATCAGAGAACATGATAACAGATCCTTAGCACCTACCTATTAACGTGGTCAACTGCATGTTGTTCAAAGAGTTCTTGTCGGTTTCAAAACAGTTTCGATGGCTTTATAGCTCGTAGCCCGTGTGCAAACAATGGCGCCACGGAACGTCTGAAAGCAACAGCAGTTTTTATAGAACTTGCCACATTCTTAGCTGCCACGCGCCGCTTTTGTTTTCAACGTTTCTTAAGGTACATTCACCTTAAGATCAAAGTGCAACAATTATGCCGTTTACGCTTACGGGAACAACCTGTGCCAATGACTCAATTACAATCAGAATTTTTCGTAACTtttaaagaaagtttttcagGATTACAAAGAGTTGCCAGCCAAGGTTCTGATCACATTTCAGATAAGTTATTATGGCTTAACCagaatttaaatcaattgaaaaataaaacatattccAGAAATCTCCAACAACTCTgaagaaacgaaaaaaaaacccttGTCGACATTTCTGAAACCAAGCAACCAATGTTTTataatgtgaaaatatttgttgaggGATTTGATCAAATTCTAcgttaattgaattaaatgaatatttatgttatattaaaattcataaaaattttgttagagtaagaaataaatttctagTGGTATGACTTTCATTTCTTCACATTTGTcgtctttttttatttttcttttgaagctctttgtaaaaaaagaaaaaaaatgtagtaaaataatttgtattttttaaataaaattcaaattggacAAACAGACTTCTTAGAATGTACTAGGCTATAATTCAAATTGTAAGGCAAGTGTCTGCATAACTTCGCAATAAATAGGAAAAAACTAACTCGTAAATTTTGTCCAATCTATAAAGTTTTAccattatacattttatttatttatttactatatgcacgactaaaaacagtcggcaaagaaaaaattaataagaataaaaattatggtacgaattaaagtttaaaattaatattaaatacaaattataaactgaaaagaagaaaaaaaattaaaattatatttcagaTCTGAggtatgcaaaaatttaaatgatccAATAtatgttgcaaggattggggaaaacccggaaaaacccaatcagatcaataagtGTTAGTGTTGGTATTAGtaatagtattaatattaGACTAGTACAAggtaataaaataagtaattagTAAGGTCAGAGATTTAACGAAAGGTATCAGAAAAGTGAGGATTTCggggaagggagagagagttccGAGGACAAAACGTGGAAAACGTGTCATAATTGGAGCATAAAACATTGAGCTCAATCATGGTCCTTAAGAAGAAACCctaagttaaaattttgtgaaaaaatgcTTTGGTAACTTGACGTAAATCAAGTCAAGGCTCATCGACTGAAAATTGCATATAGTTAAACCAGTTTTAAGTATTATCAATGCCCCAAATGGAATgatcatataaataatttcaactgGTTGAATGTTTACTAAACTAGAATCAAATTGgatgaatgaataaatgaatatatacaataaatacgtTCGATTGTTCAATCGCATTCAAAACAAAGTCAAGTGTCCAAAACATATGCCACACATTTCGGTAGTAAACCTGTGAACGAGAAACAAAACGAATATGGCATACAATATAGTACTTGGCAATCGCTGGGAGTATAAATACCCTATCGAAATTGTCAGTATTCATCAGCTTCtgataacagcaacagctccaATC of Drosophila innubila isolate TH190305 chromosome X, UK_Dinn_1.0, whole genome shotgun sequence contains these proteins:
- the LOC117793707 gene encoding uncharacterized protein LOC117793707 — protein: MQLTTLIVSVLGLGLLLLQMPASATPATIAPTNLIATLPTIRPPCLLPPVCAARSPRVCGRTSDGMCRRFHNICELLEANGRNPFVTMRWTHTPRKDCRRVRETGAQHAYWCYQDCPNRTVVCPRPTEGQEICIRSRNHQVCKLIANRCQLLNNNCFGTPRDNWRQTDRRRCIQMQLGDKPHACRQLPSIEVTIRPLLPTSSRTTTTEPPKDHETTTTLRSTTGRS